The DNA region GAAACTGGCCAGCAACGCCGTGACAACACAGAAGATAGCCAATGGGGCGGTGACTCCGGCTAAACTCTCATTCACACCGCCGTCTGTGGCCCGGCCGATTACGCCCGCTGTGACGACCGAAGAAATAGCAGTAGGCGCAGTATCGGCTGACCGCCTCGCAGGAAGCGCTGTGACCGCAGAAAAAATAGCAGCGAACGCCGTTGAGACGGCCAAGATAAAAGACCAGGCCGTAACCGGGGCGAAAATCAAGGATTACGACATCGGCTATACCCAGATTGCCTCCAACAGCATCAATCGGGAAAAGATTATCAATGGCGAAATCCTGACCGAGAAAATCGCTAATGGGGCAGTAACCGCCGAAAAATTAGCCCCGGGCGTGGGCGGCGGGGACACGCTGACCATGTTCCCAACGCCACAGACCGCGCTGGACCAAGGCGGGATTATTGCCACGACCCAACCGGCCAGCGTTGACCTTTCCACAATTATCCCGGTAGGCACCAAAGGCGTCATTGTGTCAATCGCAGTCATCAACCAGAGTTATGCCAACGGCGGGATGATGGCCTATATTTTTAGGCAGTTGGGCGCGGAGTATGCCTTGCAGGTCATGGCTCCGCCTGCTAACGCTCCGGGGGTATCTAACGGCGGCTCGGTCCTGATGCCGGTGGCAACGGATAGGACACTGTTGTGGCAGGCATATGTGGCTGGGAATAATTCCACGGAGTTGGTGATTTACATACTGGGGTATGTGATGTGATAAAATCCCCCTCACCCTTCCCTCTCCCCAACGGGGAGAGTATAGGAGAGGGGGTTCTTTCTGTGCTTTGTGGTGAAGATTATTTTTGTTTGGCTTGTTCTATTTCCTCCGCCGGCACGCCGAGTTGTTTCAGTGCGGCTTCGGCTGATATTCGCACACCTTCATCTTTGTCATTAAGCAGTTCTTTTATTAGAGGAATAGATTCTTTATCGTTCAGTCTGCCGAGCGCATCAACAGCAACTCTGCGAATATAACTGTTTTTGTCTATTAAAAACTCTAATAAATATTGTTTCGCTTCTGGAATACGGTTGAACCATGTAAGCTGGCTTTGCCATGAAGGATCCCCGGAAATTATTGTAATAATATTACGTTTTTGTTTTTCGGTTAAGAC from Planctomycetota bacterium includes:
- a CDS encoding HEAT repeat domain-containing protein, encoding MTRTLLIILGILAALITAAGVMYQNAAKIDLQNKYEFLIQITLKAVDDRTLEYKNRNKFTDHDIAELISEIISKGKEVLTEKQKRNIITIISGDPSWQSQLTWFNRIPEAKQYLLEFLIDKNSYIRRVAVDALGRLNDKESIPLIKELLNDKDEGVRISAEAALKQLGVPAEEIEQAKQK